The Syngnathus scovelli strain Florida chromosome 13, RoL_Ssco_1.2, whole genome shotgun sequence genome has a window encoding:
- the plrg1 gene encoding pleiotropic regulator 1: MTEDVQKHSVHTLVFRSLKRTHDMFVADQAKYIALDEKSHKMKMAVKLKADFEAVLHMPVLKESKERVSQPVNSMQLQLSYTHPASDEPEYAITGTHAYPTGPGVALTADTKIHRNPSEAGVHSMALALPASQASQDAGRSAASVPEIHRHAGAAERSHPPSVVSTVMESGGSRTLSLMRRAPTMPKPQWHPPWKLFRVISGHLGWVRSIAVEPGNQWFVTGSADRTIKIWDLATGRLKLSLTGHISTVRGVAVSSRSPYLFSCGEDKQVKCWDLEYNKVIRHYHGHLSAVYGLDLHPTIDVLVTCSRDSTARVWDIRSKANAHTLTGHTNTVATVRCQAAEPQVITGSHDSTIRLWDLIAGKTRATLTNHKKSVRSVVLHPRQYTFASGSADNVKQWMFPEGKFIQNLSGHNAIINTLAVNSDGVLVSGADNGTIHMWDWRTGYNFQRIHAAVQPGSLDSESGIFACVFDNSESRLITAEADKTIKVYKEDDTATEESHPVNWKPEILKRKRF; encoded by the exons ATGACTGAG GACGTCCAGAAGCACTCTGTCCACACGCTGGTCTTTCGCTCGCTCAAGAGGACTCATGACATGTTTGTGGCCGACCAAGCCAAGTACATTGCATTGGATGAAAAAAG TCACAAGATGAAGATGGCGGTGAAATTGAAAGCCGACTTTGAGGCTGTCCTCCACATGCCCGTCTTGAAGGAATCCAAAGAGCGAGTCTCTCAGCCCGTCAACAGCATGCAGCTTCAGCTCAGCTACACGCATCCAG CGTCCGATGAGCCGGAATACGCAATCACCGGAACGCACGCTTACCCGACTGGACCTG GAGTGGCGCTGACCGCCGACACAAAGATCCACAGGAACCCCAGCGAGGCCGGCGTTCACTCCATGGCGTTGGCGCTGCCGGCGTCACAGGCCAG CCAAGACGCCGGCCGCAGCGCCGCCAGCGTGCCCGAGATCCATCGGCACGCCGGAGCGGCCGAGCGATCGCACCCGCCTTCCGTCGTGTCG ACGGTCATGGAAAGTGGCGGCAGCAGGACTTTGTCGCTCATGAGGCGAGCGCCCACCATGCCCAAGCCGCAGTGGCACCCGCCGTGGAAACTCTTCCGG GTCATCAGCGGTCACCTGGGCTGGGTGCGCTCCATCGCCGTGGAGCCCGGCAATCAGTGGTTTGTCACCGGCTCGGCCGATAGAACCATAAAG ATCTGGGACCTTGCTACCGGGAGGCTGAAGCTGTCACTAACCGGACACATCAGCACGGTGCGCGGTGTGGCGGTCAGCAGCCGCAGCCCCTACCTGTTCTCCTGCGGCGAGGACAAGCAAGTCAAGTGCTGGGATTTGGAGTACAACAAG GTGATCCGCCACTACCACGGCCACCTGAGCGCCGTGTACGGCCTTGACCTGCACCCCACCATCGACGTGCTGGTGACCTGCAGCAGAGACTCCACGGCCAGG GTTTGGGACATTCGCTCCAAAGCCAACGCGCACACGCTGACGGGTCACACCAACACGGTGGCCACGGTCCGGTGCCAAGCCGCAGAGCCGCAAGTCATTACCG GGAGCCATGACTCGACCATCAGGTTATGGGATTTGATTGCCGGCAAAACCAGAGCCACGCTAACCAACCACAAGAAGTCTGTTCGCAGCGTGGTCCTGCATCCCCGACA GTACACGTTTGCCTCCGGCTCGGCCGACAACGTCAAACAGTGGATGTTCCCGGAGGGCAAATTCATTCAAAACCTGTCGGGACACAACGCCATCATCAATACCCTGGCCGTCAACTCTGACGGCGTTCTCGTCTCCGGAG CTGACAACGGTACCATCCACATGTGGGACTGGAGGACCGGCTACAACTTCCAGAGGATTCACGCCGCCGTGCAGCCCGGCTCTCTGGACAGCGAGTCGGGCATCTTTGCTTGCGTCTTCGACAACTCGGAAAGTCGTCTGATCACAGCCGAAGCGGACAAGACCATCAAAGTGTACAAAGAGGACGACACCGCT ACGGAAGAGAGCCACCCTGTCAACTGGAAACCGGAAATCCTGAAGAGAAAAAGATTCTAA